The genomic stretch CCAATCAGGTGGCTGTATTTGTCTCTGTAGTTGGAGCTGGGGGACGGGGGTCTCTTCTGAGTTCGACTTGTGGCTTCTTCCTCCAGCGCGGCCTGTTCCTGAAATAAGACACAACAGGAGATCATGGCACACAAAACTGTACGACCAATAGGAAGGGGACAAAATGACACATGATAATGTCTTGTTAGATTAATTTCTACTAAAAGTTCTAAAAGCGTTTGCTTCTCATTCTAATCCTTTATGTATTAACACCACAAACAGTGGCTCAAAATGAAGGTTGGTGGCTACATGATCTTGTTTGTTTTAGTGCATGACGtatattttctaagtgtaaataaaagatttttgttcacaatttctatttttgctgagtttaatatattagaaagaatattttattatgtttctcCCCAtagtatgttaaatttagtaaataaatagtaattgtgtgttaaaacGTGCGTCTCTGTAGAAGACATGCTCACTTATATATACACTTCAACACAAATgtgcaatttgaccagggttgCACAAACTTCTGCATGCAAAAGTGTATGTACATGTGTACACAGGCACATGTCCAGGAAAAATGTTTGGGCACACTCATAGAACATGCcgccataataataataataataataataataatagcaacaacaacaataataataatacatgatCTTTGCAAAGTGATGTGTGATCGATATAAAATTATGAAACGGTTAATATGAAATTACACATAAATACTGGCCATATGTCCATGTAATGTATGCAGTACCTTCAGTGTGCTGGTGAAAATAAGGGCATAAAGTTTATAAGTTTTAATGCCATGTTTTGTTCACCTTCAGCTTGCGTCTTTCCTCGGCTTTCGCCACATCCCACTCCTCTCCTCTCCGATATGCCTCCAGTTCCTCATCCGACGGGGCAAATTCCTTTATACACACGCACAGGAACAAACACAGTGGAAGAAGATTATAACAGAGACGATAAACCACAAAGAACTTTAAACTCAGTAAATCGGCTACAAGCCATGTTGTCTCTATGGTAACATGTTAAGGTTTTCAAAGCTGCTGACCTTCTTGAAGAGCATGACGTATCTGCTCTCCTCATCTTCCCCGAACGAAAACGACGTCAGCCCAGCCACCTCAGCCACATCATGCCTGAGAGAGAAGAGCATTAACTGAGAATACAGgacttatatatacatacatacatacatacatacactgcaGTCTGTCTCCAACAAAGAGGATTGCACCAGAAACAATCACTGATTCTTCTTTCTACATCTCCCAACCACGGCCAAATTCAAGGTGCTGCTTCAGCCTAAAAACACGAAAGGCGTCCTCTAGAggcagtgtttggtttgtccgCTCTGACACGGCCTTTGTGAGAGAGGCTGCTTTCTATGGGCTCATTCTAAGCCAACAATAACACAACAACTCATAATCACAGGTCCTTATACACTAAAGAAAACATGGTTTGGTTTGTATATTCAATTTCTGTTAGTAGACCCTcccctaaatcttacacactgcacctttaatgtaaaaatatcttATTTAGGATCATTTCTATTGTTCTGTTCATCAAGATGTTTTTTACACAATGCAAATGGcaactggtgtttttttttattatatataaatacaaagaCAGACACCCTGTTTTGTTTCAGTACTGTAAGTAGTCTTATGCAAAAATTTGGCCAGCGATGTTTATAATTTTTGCGTTTACAGCCATTTAcagcagaacagaaaaaaatatggtAGAAATGAAGTCTGACTGTTTCCATTCAGATTTATTTTAggcatatttaatttttttttttttagagcatTTATTTTCCAAGGTAGGTCAGTGTTGTTATAAATTGACTGAGTGCACTGACACTGGCCATCTGTCAGTGGACATTAAGGGTGGTAAAGGCAGTAGGCACTGTGCGTGCTGCTGTGTGGTCCATGTAGACACATTTTGTGTATCTTCACGTACAGGATGCTCCTCTCTATCTTCCCCATCGGTTCATATTTCTTCTTCTGCAGAGCGCTGTCCTGAATAAAATCATTCACCTCTTTCTCCATCTGACAAACATAaagcagagagaaggaaaaagaataaACACCAGCAATAGGATGCTTTCTAGGAAATTTCTCAGCTCATAAAAACAGAGGGACTACCTGTTAGACTCTCTTTTACATGACAGAAACTGTTGtacacaaataataataacaacaatattaATAAGCACAAGAACATCACAtaaggaaaaaggagaaaacaatTTAAATACAACAGAATATACACATAAAGCTCAGTCCTAGGAGATTTCCACCAATTTCCccaaatttctacataattaaaaagataagatgtaaacagagtcgtccagagtggtttgatgtgaaactctctgttctagagaaacttacagtcagaactgttcacactggtggtgagaggaaccagatatttagctctaaaagctccctcactgaaagttattacatgaactgGTTATGAATATAcggcctgatgtctgagacactgttaatttgtggtggagagatacatgcagggtgagGCCAAACAGACCCCAAAGAAAACtaattttttcatatttgtgaCTGCTGTACTATTATCAACATATAAACActgcatataaacactcagaaggcttgtgtaggttcactggtgggtttggacagtaaataaaaacgtctatatttgtgtcatagtcatggcgacccctggttcctatcgccaccactgtaaagaaatctgaaccatttcaccccaaaccacaAACAGAATGAcgctgtttacatctcaaacttctgaaatattcagaaattctgaaaaatcagtggaattcccctttatcaAAGAGAAATCAGGGGCTAAACTACAAATGCCAGACTGATGAATGTGATTACAAAGAAAGAACTAAGACCTTTTTCCTGAACTCtgctttcttcctcttctcctcctcctgcaTCTTCTTCAGACGGGCCTGCTGCTCTGTTAAAGCAAACCCAAAAATTCAAAGTGGGACAGACTCACAGAACCAACTCCAAGACATTAAACTAGCTTCATTTTAGTGAAGATGAAAAATGATCAGATTACAATCTGGTGGATGTTTATTTACTGCCCTTCAATTTatcagttgaagctgttgtaaacTACAGCTGAAATTTCATGTATTACACTTTAATAATTATTATCTTACGATGACAACTACTTTTTTTATTGATCAAATAATAACGAATATGAAGTGACAGTATATTaactactttttaaatgttttaatacttatgtttaaaagaataaaaatgtatcaaataTGAATAGCAATTATTTTACAACACATTAACTTTTTCAAtgcataaaatattaataattaatgttaCAAGGTATCGTTATGCAGATATCATCAGTGAGACTTGATCCAATGAGCGCCGCCCGCGGCTCCCGCAACAGCGAATCGGAATCGAGTACGGCGCTGACGTCAGCGACCCTAAACAACTTCTCGGGTTGCGATTGGTCCATTTGTTTTagcattgtttatttattttaagagcGAACGCCGCAGAGGGCAGCGacgtaaacaacaacaacaaacatcgACCCTCATAACTTCACGTTCAGAACCGAACTGAAGCCTAAACCGAGTCTAAAAACAGGGATTTTCAGCGCAGAGTTAGCATTAGCGCTGAGCTTCAGTGTAAACTCGGGGTTAATGCGGGTTTGTGGAATCGGTTCAGTGTTTCTCGGCTTTTTTAGACCCGAATAAAGCTGTTAAAGTGTCTTCACCTCTGGCCTTCCGCCGGCTCTCCTGATCGCCGACTGTTGGAGGCTTCTCCATGGAGCTGAGAATGGAGCCTAGCAGGTCCGCCATGCTGAATACTCTTCTTCTGCGGCTTCTCCTACAATAACACTGCAGACCGACGGCAGGGCAGAACCCCATACCGCCCCTAGTGCACAACAAAGGcccctacactcttaaaaattgatcattcttcaaggcttctttaatCAAGGCAATGGGTCTATAGAGCCTTAAGTTCTGTACAGAATCATTTGATGCTTGAATGATTCTTtagagattgatggagaatgtgctgtatatggttctgtgtagcaccacaaagggttctgctattgtgatgatgtcaagcttgcaaacaaaaaattctccatcaagaacaatttcaccatggaaagaagAATGAAATAATTCTATAGTGAACTCATTATTCTAAACACTCATATGGGTCAATGATAGCATTATTTAcagagtttttacattttacacagcattccgatatatatataaatatatacacacatacatacatacatacacacacacacgcgaaTATAAGTGGCAATCTGCCTGATGACAGCAgggttaggctccagcaccccccgcgaccctgagggagaagcggcttagaaagtgtgtgtgtgaatgtaagTGTATTTAACATAATATAGTTTATATGTATACTACAACTGTAGCACCTTAgcaagtttggaatcaatgtttcCAACAATATAAATG from Pygocentrus nattereri isolate fPygNat1 chromosome 23, fPygNat1.pri, whole genome shotgun sequence encodes the following:
- the spag7 gene encoding sperm-associated antigen 7 homolog, with the protein product MADLLGSILSSMEKPPTVGDQESRRKAREQQARLKKMQEEEKRKKAEFRKKMEKEVNDFIQDSALQKKKYEPMGKIERSILHDVAEVAGLTSFSFGEDEESRYVMLFKKEFAPSDEELEAYRRGEEWDVAKAEERRKLKEQAALEEEATSRTQKRPPSPSSNYRDKYSHLIGTSAAKDAAHTLEANRAYGCVPVANKRDTRSIEEAMNEIRAKKRLKKGEEDVGAGSSGL